In one Aquabacterium sp. OR-4 genomic region, the following are encoded:
- a CDS encoding CHASE3 domain-containing protein has product MLNGAPPAEVDNSAGPPPGRWAQAIERLRRSPVAFPLAVLVAGAMLAISELGYRQSSGQLDSLVRMGRDRLELTKISRSITDAETNQRGYLLTGRADHLGPYRQARDELEQRQQTLEANYLRRGRQASLAELRKLRTLIDDKFVEMQLVIDLHDQGRHEAALSMLQFDRGGELMRGIRSQIDTLLESENQAIGAGIASVFDTLMLNRIGVASMSAISLLVLGMYLRQRRTNDLQQDEQQRLIQAERDRLEAQVQLRTQELTELTRHLETAREDERARLARELHDELGALLTAAKLDVARMRPKMQQDLPDQMPRLAHLVETLNSGIALKRRIIEDLRPSTLSNLGLKAALEILCNEFADRSGLPVAVAIEALPLSPSAELTAFRLVQESFTNIGKYANARQVSVSLDIEDSWAHLVVRDDGDGFDTRRMGLKKHGLVGMRYRVEAEQGRLVVDSAPGRGTAVQAWLPMTL; this is encoded by the coding sequence ATGCTGAACGGCGCGCCACCCGCCGAGGTGGACAACAGCGCCGGCCCGCCGCCGGGCCGCTGGGCCCAGGCGATTGAGCGGCTGCGGCGCAGCCCGGTGGCGTTTCCGCTGGCGGTGCTGGTGGCCGGGGCCATGCTGGCCATCAGCGAGCTGGGTTACCGCCAGTCGAGCGGCCAGCTCGACAGCCTGGTGCGCATGGGCCGCGACCGGCTCGAGCTGACAAAGATCAGCCGCAGCATCACCGACGCCGAGACCAACCAGCGCGGCTACCTGCTGACCGGCCGCGCCGACCATCTGGGCCCCTACCGCCAGGCGCGCGACGAGCTCGAGCAGCGCCAGCAGACGCTGGAGGCCAACTACCTCCGGCGTGGCCGCCAGGCCAGCCTGGCCGAACTGCGCAAGCTGCGCACGCTGATCGACGACAAGTTCGTCGAGATGCAGCTGGTGATCGACCTGCACGACCAGGGCCGCCACGAGGCCGCGCTGTCGATGCTGCAGTTCGACCGCGGCGGCGAGCTGATGCGCGGCATCCGCAGCCAGATCGACACCCTGCTCGAGAGCGAGAACCAGGCCATCGGCGCGGGCATCGCCTCGGTGTTCGACACGCTGATGCTCAACCGCATCGGCGTGGCCTCGATGTCGGCGATCAGCCTGCTGGTGCTGGGCATGTACCTGCGCCAGCGCCGCACCAACGACCTGCAGCAAGACGAGCAGCAGCGCCTGATCCAGGCCGAGCGCGACCGGCTCGAGGCCCAGGTGCAGCTGCGCACGCAGGAGCTCACCGAGCTGACCCGCCACCTCGAAACCGCCCGCGAGGACGAGCGCGCCCGCCTGGCGCGCGAGCTGCACGACGAGCTGGGCGCCCTGCTCACCGCGGCCAAGCTCGACGTGGCGCGCATGCGCCCCAAGATGCAGCAGGACCTGCCCGACCAGATGCCGCGCCTGGCCCATCTGGTGGAAACGCTCAACAGCGGCATCGCGCTCAAGCGCCGCATCATCGAAGACCTGCGCCCGTCCACCCTCAGCAACCTGGGGCTGAAGGCGGCGCTCGAGATCCTGTGCAACGAGTTTGCCGACCGCAGCGGCCTGCCGGTGGCCGTGGCCATCGAGGCGCTGCCGCTGTCGCCATCGGCCGAGCTCACCGCCTTCCGGCTGGTGCAGGAGTCGTTCACCAACATCGGCAAGTACGCCAATGCACGCCAGGTGAGCGTGTCGCTCGACATCGAGGACAGCTGGGCCCACCTGGTGGTGCGCGACGACGGCGATGGCTTCGACACCCGGCGCATGGGCCTCAAGAAGCACGGCCTGGTGGGCATGCGCTACCGGGTCGAGGCCGAGCAGGGCCGCCTGGTCGTC